CGCGCCGAGTTGGCCGCGCCCGGCGGCCGGGCCACCGGGCCCGGAGCCCGGTGTGCCGCCGCCCCCTCGCCCTCCGCGCCCCACGTGTACCGGCCGGCGCCGGACACCGCGGCGGGCGGGGCGGGCCGGCGGTCCGCCCCGTCGGGGGATCCGGTCTGCGGTGCGGTCGGCGGCGGCAGCGCCGCACGGACGGCCGGGGAGCCGTTCGTGCGGTGCGCCGCCATCGGTCGGGGACGCCGGGCCGGCCGCAGGAGCGAGGCGGCTCCTGGTCGGACGACCGGCTCCGGCACCGGGTCCGTCTCCCGCGGCTGGGAGACGGACCACGGAACGCCGGCGCCGGTTCCGCGCCGCGCCCCTCCGCACCCGTCTCTCCCTTGAGCACCTCCTCCCCTCCAGTCCCTCCCCCTCACGACCATCGATTCAGGAGAAACACCATGAGCACCCTCCGCTTCCGCCGCACCGCCGTCGCCGTGGCCACCGCAGCCGTGCTGCCGCTGGCCCTGACCGCCTGCTCCTCGGACGACTCCTCCAAGGACTCGGCGGCGGGCTCCACCCCGAGTGCGGCCGCCTCGAAGAGCGCTTCGGCCGACGACTCCATGACCATGGACAAGCCGTTCGGCCCGGGCTGTGCGTCCGTGCCGGAGGACGGCGCGGGCTCGTTCGACGGCATGGCGAAGGACCCGGTCGCGACGGCCGCCTCGAACAACCCGGCGCTGTCGACACTGGTGGCCGCCGTGAAGCAGGCCGGCCTGGTCGACACGCTCAACAACGCCGAGAACATCACGGTGTTCGCGCCCACCAACGACGCGTTCGCCAAGATCCCGAAGGCCGACCTGGACGCGCTGCTGGCGGACAAGGCCGAGCTCACCAAGGTCCTCACCTACCACGTGGTGGGCGAGAAGCTGACGCCGAAGCAGCTGGAGAAGGGCTCCTTCGACACGCTGGAGAAGAGCAAGCTGACGACGGCCGGTTCGGGCACCGAGTACACCGTGAACGACAGCTCGAAGGTCGTCTGCGGCAACGTCCAGACCGCCAACGCGACGGTGTACATCGTCGACTCGGTCCTGATGCCCCCGAAGTAACCGCAGGGGTGTGACGCAGGGCGGTGGGCCACAGGGGATGGCGGCCCACCGCCCTTCGCTCTGCCCTGACCTCACGGCATGCTCCTCGGCGGGTGCTGCGACACCGGAGCCGCCCGCCCTCGCGGGACATCTGGGCAGGAGCGCCACCCGGGTACACATAAGGGGGAAATAAGAGCAGAATGGACATATGGGTGCCTGGCGCACACTCCGTATGGCGTCGGGGCCCGCAGGACCGAAGGAGACGAGATCTCATGAGCAACGTCTCAGACGCCAGGAGCCACGTCAGGGGTGACCTGTCAGGCCACCCCGACGCCTCCGAAATGCGCGCACGGTACGACAGGATGATGGGCGGCCGCGATGTGGCCCTGGTGGACGCGCCGGTGTTCCTCGTCGGCCTCTACTGCGCCGTCTCCCCGTGGGTGCTCCACTTCACGGCCAGCCAGCCCGCCCTGGTGACGCACAACCTCGTGATGGGTATCGCCATCGCCGTCCTGGCCCTGGGCTTCACCGTGATGCCCGAGCGGATGTACGGCCTGAGCTGGGCGATGTGCGCGATCGGTGCGTGGGTCATCGTGTCGACCTGGGTGGTCGGGAGCAGCCCGGACACCGGGATCGTGGTCAACAACATCATCGTCGGCGGACTGACGGTGCTGTTGGGCCTGGTCTGCGCCGGAGCCGCGATGAGAAGCCGCAACACGTGACGGCCCCCGCCGTTCTCAGCCCCTCCGGAGCTTGAGGAGCGGGGTCAGGGGCAGCGTACCGGTCTCGGGAAGGGGACGGTGGGGGAAGAGGCCCGCCGCAGACGACCCACCGCCCCGCCCCGCTGCTCCCGCGGCACCCCATGTCAGCCCACAGAGCTGTACGCCACAACCCCCCGCAACACCCCGTCAACCGCCTTCCGCGCATTACGCGCCACAGAGCTCGCCCCCGCACTCCCCTCCCGAGGAGCCGCCGCGGCCACCTGCCCCAGCACGTCGATCACCTGCTTGCACCACCGTACGAAGTCGCCCGCGGGCATCTCCGCCTCGCGCAGCACCTCGTCCAGCGTGCGGCCTGAGGCCCACATGTAGACCGCCCAGGCGAAGCCGAGATCGGGCTCGCGCTGCCCGACCCCTTCCGTCTGGTTGATCTTGAAGTCCTCCTCCAGCGCGTCCAGCCGCCCCCAGATCCGCACCATCTCGCCCATGGCGACCTTGGCGGGCCCGGACGGCAGTTTGGGCGCCACCGCGTCGTCCGCCTGCCGTGCCTCGTAGACCAGCGCCGAGACACAGGCAGCCAGTTCAGCGGGGTTGAGCCCTTCCCAGACCCCCTCCCGCAGACACTCGCTGGCGAGCAGGTCCAGCTCCCCGTACAGCCGGGCCAGCCGCCGCCCGTTCTCCGTGACCTCGTTACCCCGGAGGTAGTCCAGCTCGGTCAGGAGCGCGACGATCCGGTCGAAGGTCCGGGCGATCGTGTTCGTCCGACCCTCGATCCGCTGCTCCAGCTGCCGCGTGTCCCGCTGCAACCGGTGGTACCGCTCGGCCCACCGCGCATGGTCCTCGCGCTCGTCGCACCCGTGGCACGGGTGGGCGCGCAGCTCGGTCCGCAGCCGGGCGATCTCGCGGTCGTCGGCAGCCGGAGCCCGCCCCCTGCGGTGCCGGTCGGGCACGATGTGCCCGGCCTTCGTCCGCAGCGCGGAGGCCAGATCGCGCCGTGACTGCGGCGAGCGCGGGTTGAACGACTTCGGGACCCGCATCCGGTCCAGCGCCTCCACCGGCACCGGGAAGTCCATCGAGGCCAGCCGCTTGACCTGCCGCTCGGCGGTCAGCACCAGCGGTCGCGGCCCGTCGTGGTGGTCGAACCCGCGGTGCCCGTTGGCCCGCCCGGCGGGCAGACCGGGATCCAGCACCAGGGC
This DNA window, taken from Streptomyces griseus subsp. griseus, encodes the following:
- a CDS encoding fasciclin domain-containing protein, coding for MSTLRFRRTAVAVATAAVLPLALTACSSDDSSKDSAAGSTPSAAASKSASADDSMTMDKPFGPGCASVPEDGAGSFDGMAKDPVATAASNNPALSTLVAAVKQAGLVDTLNNAENITVFAPTNDAFAKIPKADLDALLADKAELTKVLTYHVVGEKLTPKQLEKGSFDTLEKSKLTTAGSGTEYTVNDSSKVVCGNVQTANATVYIVDSVLMPPK
- a CDS encoding SPW repeat protein is translated as MSNVSDARSHVRGDLSGHPDASEMRARYDRMMGGRDVALVDAPVFLVGLYCAVSPWVLHFTASQPALVTHNLVMGIAIAVLALGFTVMPERMYGLSWAMCAIGAWVIVSTWVVGSSPDTGIVVNNIIVGGLTVLLGLVCAGAAMRSRNT